The following proteins are encoded in a genomic region of Nicotiana sylvestris chromosome 4, ASM39365v2, whole genome shotgun sequence:
- the LOC104245758 gene encoding uncharacterized protein, translating to MCERESNLAMGFTAKTKESNSNSTNNSSESWAMGFLFIFFPEEEDNNNNNNKILNKKPNNFSFSSSSSPSFKSINAILKRSNSTQLLSKAQSTISICALLIFITLLLFTLSTFEPTSPHHFNSRKQLSSSYLNPRKKPNKLISPHALQGMGSLYRRGTRAMNDVIIAHVVESVTVNELKSFLRLIHRSSVTSKSDILLIFPSKSSSFDNAIVEENTSFLKLIHGYCKETDIYTSSTTFDPTQFVISSKKENSSGEPIWGRKIRSSNDEIGNKTESTRSTRLSYGSVVSFDVDELDPENSLSGFLDHVPLNLRRWACYPMLLGRIRRNYKHIMLIDVKDHLVLGDSLSQLKNRSPETVVLPTIAHKKKNSEKKLVDSGIVFGGARGIRRMSNAMVTEIARVAIQHKKKNSVSESGLFNQLVGNEFMLKNVNLINSGESIHELSSLTGLNSNSNSKSGFNSLSIVSKYPIVRRGNSNLDINSVFKKYLCSSPLDSIAYSDC from the coding sequence atgtgtgagaGAGAAAGTAATTTGGCTATGGGATTTACAGCAAAAACCAAAGAAAGCAACTCCAATAGCACTAACAATAGTAGTGAAAGTTGGGCAATGGGCTTCCTCTTCATTTTCTTCCCAGAAGAAGaagataacaacaacaacaacaacaaaattctcaacaaaaaacccaataatttctctttttcttcctcttcttctccttcattCAAATCCATTAATGCAATTCTCAAACGTTCAAATTCAACTCAACTTCTCTCAAAAGCTCAATCCACCATTTCAATTTGTGCtcttctcattttcattactctTCTTCTCTTTACTCTCTCAACTTTTGAACCCACTTCACCTCATCATTTCAATTCAAGAAAACAACTAAGTTCTTCATATTTAAACCCTAGGAAAAAACCCAACAAATTAATTTCCCCACATGCATTACAAGGAATGGGTTCTTTATACAGACGAGGAACAAGAGCAATGAATGATGTTATTATTGCTCATGTAGTTGAATCCGTTACGGTTAATGAACTGAAATCATTCCTCAGGCTTATACACAGATCAAGTGTTACGTCAAAATCAGATATTTTGTTAATATTTCCATCAAAGTCGAGTTCATTTGATAACGCCATTGTTGAAGAGAACACCTCGTTCTTGAAACTCATTCATGGCTACTGTAAGGAAACAGACATTTATACTTCTTCGACTACTTTCGACCCGACCCAGTTCGTGATTTCGAGCAAGAAAGAGAATTCAAGTGGAGAACCCATTTGGGGTCGCAAAATTCGCAGCAGTAATGACGAAATTGGGAATAAAACTGAGTCAACTCGGTCAACTCGGTTGAGTTATGGCTCGGTCGTGAGTTTCGACGTGGATGAACTCGACCCTGAGAATTCTTTAAGTGGATTTTTAGACCATGTTCCATTGAATTTAAGAAGATGGGCTTGTTATCCAATGTTATTAGGAAGAATTCGAAGAAATTACAAGCACATTATGCTAATAGATGTTAAGGATCATCTCGTACTCGGTGACTCACTGAGTCAACTCAAGAATCGTAGTCCAGAAACCGTTGTATTACCAACAATCGCACATAAGAAAAAGAACTCGGAGAAAAAACTAGTTGACTCGGGGATTGTATTTGGTGGAGCTAGAGGTATACGAAGAATGTCAAATGCTATGGTAACAGAAATTGCGCGCGTCGCAATTCAACACAAGAAGAAGAACTCCGTGTCCGAGTCAGGATTATTCAACCAACTCGTTGGAAATGAGTTCATGTTAAAGAATGTGAATTTGATCAACTCGGGTGAGTCAATTCATGAACTGAGTTCACTCACTGGGTTGAACTCAAACTCGAACTCGAAATCGGGTTTTAATTCTTTGTCTATAGTATCAAAATATCCTATTGTTAGACGTGGGAATAGTAATTTAGATATTAATTCTGTTTTTAAAAAGTATTTGTGTTCATCTCCTTTGGATTCTATAGCTTATAGTGATTGTTAG